A single uncultured Methanolobus sp. DNA region contains:
- a CDS encoding nucleotidyltransferase domain-containing protein, producing MIKTRLRDFLVTEDDWIFAVSDYFHPHGVRSTLRYVPDENGERELEGKRYKKYDFDVAFDFMRQNRPEWVEDVHVVPEDKIKKVLPPSSAIEKWYGVDSRVTVVVDTLEKAGISRDMMGITGSLLPGLQNEGSDIDFVVYGDQWFIARDAIKKAKSEGGPIEDIDLNMWKRIYNKRIPEISFEEFMVHEKRKGNRGMVEGTYFDLLFVRDWEQIKDPTQRGKDIGTMIIEAKVTNADLAFDAPSVYKVDHDEIDHVLSYTHTYAGQALAGETIEAQGVVEQVGDIKRLVVGTSREPKGEWIRSLTLLEKEGLI from the coding sequence ATGATAAAAACAAGACTCAGGGATTTCCTTGTAACAGAAGATGACTGGATCTTTGCGGTTTCCGATTATTTCCACCCACATGGTGTAAGGTCAACACTCAGGTACGTGCCGGATGAAAATGGTGAGCGCGAACTTGAAGGTAAACGCTACAAGAAATATGATTTTGATGTTGCTTTTGACTTTATGCGCCAGAACCGCCCAGAATGGGTAGAGGACGTACATGTTGTCCCTGAAGACAAGATCAAAAAAGTGCTTCCCCCATCAAGTGCCATAGAAAAGTGGTACGGTGTTGACAGCAGAGTAACAGTTGTGGTGGACACACTTGAAAAAGCTGGCATCAGCAGGGACATGATGGGAATCACAGGCTCACTCCTGCCCGGACTTCAGAACGAAGGCTCAGACATTGATTTTGTAGTTTATGGTGACCAGTGGTTCATTGCAAGGGATGCCATCAAAAAAGCAAAGTCAGAAGGCGGACCAATTGAAGATATAGACCTGAACATGTGGAAACGCATATACAACAAGCGCATCCCTGAGATCTCATTTGAGGAATTCATGGTCCACGAAAAAAGAAAAGGAAATCGTGGAATGGTCGAAGGAACTTATTTTGATCTTCTTTTTGTCAGGGACTGGGAACAGATCAAAGACCCAACTCAGAGAGGAAAGGATATTGGCACAATGATAATAGAAGCAAAGGTCACAAATGCCGATCTTGCTTTTGACGCGCCTTCAGTCTACAAAGTTGACCACGATGAAATTGACCATGTGCTCTCATACACACACACTTATGCAGGACAGGCTCTTGCAGGAGAGACCATTGAAGCTCAGGGTGTTGTAGAACAGGTTGGAGACATCAAAAGACTTGTAGTCGGCACTTCCAGAGAGCCAAAGGGCGAATGGATCCGCTCACTGACACTGCTTGAAAAAGAAGGATTGATCTGA
- a CDS encoding N-acetyltransferase, translated as MIIRKATVRDIPEIKSIIDIYAKQEMMLPRSLSDLYEFTRSFHVCEIDGEIIGCCALHVSWEDMAEVMSFAVKQEYRDKGIGTKLVKACLEEANGLGINKVFTLTYAVPFFEKQGFEIIDKQMLPHKVWTGCIKCPKFPNCDEVAMMKEV; from the coding sequence TTGATTATAAGAAAGGCTACTGTCAGGGATATACCTGAAATTAAAAGCATCATTGACATCTATGCAAAGCAGGAAATGATGCTCCCACGTTCACTTAGCGACCTGTATGAGTTTACCCGAAGTTTCCACGTCTGCGAGATAGACGGAGAAATAATTGGCTGCTGTGCCCTGCATGTTAGCTGGGAAGACATGGCAGAGGTAATGTCATTTGCAGTAAAGCAGGAATACAGAGACAAGGGTATTGGAACAAAGCTCGTCAAAGCATGTCTGGAAGAAGCAAATGGGCTTGGAATAAACAAAGTGTTCACACTAACCTACGCAGTTCCATTCTTTGAGAAACAGGGATTTGAAATAATAGACAAGCAGATGCTTCCACACAAAGTATGGACCGGATGCATAAAATGTCCAAAATTCCCGAACTGCGATGAAGTAGCAATGATGAAAGAAGTATAA
- the hdrC gene encoding CoB--CoM heterodisulfide reductase subunit C produces the protein MDEIPGDNTNIIKQLKDVSINALRCMQCGVCSSSCPSGRHTSLNIRKLVKIAGRNIEILKSEELWMCTTCYNCQERCPRGIDIVDTLLKIRSISSQHGIILPEHKQVCEMLLKYGHAVPINDMVRMKRKEIGLEELPETVHKYEESLKEVKELLYSCGFERFTKGNANPDKTTETTA, from the coding sequence ATGGACGAAATACCAGGAGATAACACCAATATCATAAAGCAGTTGAAAGATGTTTCAATTAACGCTCTTCGTTGCATGCAATGTGGTGTTTGCAGCAGTAGTTGTCCCTCTGGAAGACATACAAGCCTTAACATCCGCAAACTTGTGAAAATTGCAGGTAGAAATATAGAGATACTAAAAAGTGAAGAATTGTGGATGTGCACCACCTGCTACAACTGTCAGGAAAGATGCCCGCGTGGTATTGACATTGTAGACACACTGCTGAAGATCAGATCGATCTCATCCCAACATGGCATAATCCTCCCCGAACACAAACAAGTCTGCGAAATGCTGCTCAAATACGGGCATGCAGTCCCAATTAACGACATGGTCAGAATGAAACGAAAAGAGATCGGCCTGGAAGAACTCCCGGAAACCGTACACAAATATGAGGAGTCGCTTAAGGAAGTAAAAGAACTCCTGTATTCCTGCGGATTTGAGAGATTCACAAAAGGAAATGCGAATCCAGATAAAACCACGGAGACCACAGCATGA
- the glnA gene encoding type I glutamate--ammonia ligase: MVKANPATKEEVLQAVTENDVKFIRTQFTDTLGIVKSWAIPAEDLEGAFENGVMFDGSSIEGFTRIEESDMILMPDPSTFRILPWRPKEGAVARIIGDVYRPNGKPFEGDPRYVLKQAIAKAAEMGYSMNTGPELEFFLFKLDENGEPTTQLTDKGGYFDFAPLDKAQDVRRAIDFALEDMGFKLEASHHEVAPSQHEINFRFGDVLTTCDNIITFKYVVKSIAYHMGYYATFMPKPLYGVNGSGMHSNQSLMKDGKNAFYDPSTPDQLSITAKQYIAGILAHIREFAAITNSTVNSYKRLVPGYEAPIYCTWSASNRSSLIRIPASRGIGTRIELRCPDPACNPYLAFAAMLNAGLDGIKNEMEPPASTDVNVFKLSAEEKAARGIESLPANLKEAIDLMAASEFTKGVVGDHVFTNYLKAKNAQWDDYKAQVHQWELDTYLSIL; encoded by the coding sequence ATGGTAAAAGCAAATCCAGCAACAAAGGAAGAAGTGTTACAGGCTGTAACCGAGAACGATGTTAAATTCATAAGAACCCAGTTCACAGACACTCTTGGTATTGTCAAAAGCTGGGCAATCCCTGCAGAAGACCTTGAAGGTGCATTTGAGAATGGTGTAATGTTCGATGGTTCATCAATTGAAGGTTTCACAAGGATCGAAGAGTCCGACATGATTCTCATGCCAGACCCATCCACATTCAGAATTCTCCCATGGAGACCAAAGGAGGGCGCTGTTGCCCGTATCATTGGTGATGTATACAGACCAAACGGCAAGCCATTCGAGGGTGACCCAAGATACGTTCTCAAACAGGCAATCGCAAAGGCAGCAGAGATGGGCTACTCAATGAACACAGGTCCGGAACTTGAGTTCTTCCTGTTCAAACTGGATGAGAACGGAGAGCCAACCACACAGCTCACCGACAAGGGAGGATACTTCGACTTTGCTCCTCTTGACAAGGCACAGGATGTCAGAAGAGCTATTGACTTTGCTCTTGAAGACATGGGCTTTAAACTGGAAGCTTCCCACCACGAGGTCGCTCCATCACAGCACGAGATCAACTTCAGATTCGGTGATGTGCTGACCACCTGTGACAACATTATCACATTCAAGTATGTTGTAAAGTCCATCGCATACCACATGGGCTACTACGCAACATTCATGCCAAAACCACTCTATGGTGTAAACGGATCAGGCATGCACTCCAACCAGTCCCTCATGAAGGACGGCAAGAACGCATTCTACGACCCAAGCACACCTGACCAGCTCTCAATAACTGCAAAGCAGTACATTGCAGGTATCCTTGCACACATCCGTGAGTTCGCAGCAATCACAAACTCAACTGTAAACTCATACAAGAGACTTGTTCCAGGATATGAGGCACCAATCTACTGCACATGGTCTGCATCAAACCGCAGTTCCCTTATCAGAATCCCTGCATCAAGAGGCATTGGTACCAGGATCGAACTGAGATGCCCAGACCCGGCATGTAACCCATACCTCGCATTCGCAGCAATGCTCAATGCAGGTCTTGACGGTATCAAGAACGAGATGGAACCACCAGCATCCACTGATGTCAACGTCTTCAAGCTCAGCGCAGAAGAGAAGGCAGCAAGAGGTATCGAGTCACTCCCTGCAAACCTCAAGGAAGCAATCGACCTCATGGCAGCAAGTGAGTTCACAAAGGGTGTAGTTGGTGACCACGTATTCACAAACTACCTCAAGGCAAAGAATGCTCAGTGGGATGACTACAAGGCACAGGTCCACCAGTGGGAGCTTGACACCTACCTTAGCATACTGTAA
- a CDS encoding GNAT family N-acetyltransferase: MNIVPFSAEYSSLTRSFIINVLAGEGFDYDPVKDFDLDDIQGNYLDNDGAFFLCLSDGEIAGTSAVKNTGPQACEIKRLYVKKECRGKGVGSALFRKALSYAENNYSHARLKTDPSLKKAISIYLKNGFSVVKEESGTVYFEKSLVSDKKE, translated from the coding sequence ATGAACATTGTTCCGTTCTCTGCTGAGTATTCTTCCCTTACAAGATCATTTATAATAAATGTGCTTGCAGGCGAAGGTTTTGATTATGATCCCGTGAAGGATTTTGATCTTGATGATATTCAGGGCAATTATCTTGATAACGACGGCGCTTTTTTCCTGTGTCTTTCTGATGGCGAGATAGCAGGTACTTCTGCAGTGAAGAATACTGGTCCGCAAGCCTGTGAAATTAAAAGACTGTATGTAAAAAAGGAGTGTCGTGGTAAGGGTGTGGGATCTGCTTTGTTTCGGAAGGCCCTTTCATATGCTGAAAATAATTATTCACATGCCCGCTTGAAAACCGATCCTTCTCTGAAAAAAGCCATATCTATCTACCTGAAAAATGGTTTTTCAGTAGTAAAGGAAGAGAGTGGAACGGTTTATTTTGAAAAATCCCTGGTATCTGACAAAAAGGAATGA
- the hdrB gene encoding CoB--CoM heterodisulfide reductase subunit B yields the protein MKGLSLFLGCLVPNRYPGIELATKLCLATLDIDCSDLPGASCCPAPGVFRSFDKASWLALASRNIVLSEEMERDVLTICNGCFSTLADANNIIQNDENAKEEMNTHLQMIGREIKGNIDVRHIIEYLYQEYGPEKISSFVQRPLNIRVAVHYGCHLIKPTKERGLGSSERPVFFDELITALGATSVDYPDKMACCGAGGGMRSAMKERSLKMTEAKLEKIQETGVECIVNSCPFCHMQLDSGQDEIKELTGTEFEIPVLHYTQLLGLALGFPADMLGIDTGIEKNRKLMELLDSQLGP from the coding sequence ATGAAGGGACTGTCACTTTTTCTTGGATGTCTCGTACCTAACAGGTACCCGGGCATAGAACTTGCTACAAAATTATGTCTTGCCACATTGGATATAGATTGCAGTGACCTACCCGGTGCATCATGTTGCCCGGCTCCGGGAGTATTCCGTTCTTTCGATAAAGCTTCCTGGCTTGCCCTTGCAAGTCGAAACATTGTCCTGTCAGAAGAAATGGAAAGGGATGTGCTCACAATATGCAATGGATGTTTCAGCACACTTGCCGATGCGAACAACATTATCCAGAATGACGAAAATGCAAAAGAAGAGATGAACACTCATCTTCAAATGATTGGAAGGGAAATCAAAGGGAACATCGATGTCAGACATATTATAGAATACCTTTACCAGGAATATGGACCTGAAAAAATAAGTTCGTTTGTTCAAAGGCCGCTGAACATAAGAGTTGCAGTCCACTACGGATGTCACCTGATAAAACCTACAAAAGAAAGAGGACTTGGAAGTTCTGAAAGACCTGTGTTCTTTGATGAGCTCATCACTGCACTTGGTGCTACAAGTGTGGACTATCCCGACAAGATGGCATGCTGCGGAGCAGGAGGAGGAATGCGTTCTGCAATGAAAGAAAGGTCACTGAAAATGACTGAGGCAAAGCTTGAAAAGATACAGGAAACAGGCGTGGAATGTATAGTAAATTCATGTCCTTTCTGCCACATGCAGCTTGACAGTGGACAGGATGAGATCAAAGAGCTAACAGGAACCGAGTTTGAAATACCAGTACTTCACTACACACAACTTCTTGGACTTGCTCTGGGATTTCCGGCAGATATGCTTGGAATTGATACTGGCATTGAAAAGAACAGGAAGCTCATGGAACTGTTGGATTCTCAGCTTGGACCATAG
- a CDS encoding amidohydrolase, with protein sequence MQSFEKWVREVRREFHRNPELSFHEHGTQARIMSILEELGIDCRKIADTGVVAEVRGMSPGPCIAIRSDTDALAAFEVPSLRNEDYISQTPGVMHACGHDGHMAIVLGVARMVKEKRKEICGTVRFIFQPAEEVPPGGAVRIIEEGGLGGVDAIIGLHIFGDVDVGQINIRAGPFMASSNRFIVKLFGKGGHHSTPDMCIDPIQIASEFVSSLTSAIPEKVSESDYTLGFGTINSGKQFNRSPDELELVGSFRTFDDDDTELIESTMSSILDSLMRSYSKESIKGVPSYSLTIQHGYPVLFNDPVFTERASILLKSRYENVNDHTKAIFGAEDFAYYLQEVPGMYSIIGTRNVEKGIVEGNHSCSFDIDEDVLLSGVELLYSLAKDFLENPGEYLE encoded by the coding sequence TTGCAATCATTTGAAAAATGGGTACGCGAGGTCCGAAGAGAATTCCACAGGAATCCGGAGCTTAGTTTTCACGAACATGGCACACAGGCAAGAATAATGTCCATACTGGAAGAGCTCGGAATAGACTGCAGAAAAATCGCTGATACTGGTGTGGTTGCAGAAGTGCGAGGCATGTCCCCAGGTCCATGCATTGCCATACGTTCTGATACTGATGCACTTGCGGCATTTGAAGTGCCCTCTCTTAGAAACGAGGATTATATCTCTCAGACCCCCGGTGTTATGCATGCATGCGGTCATGACGGGCACATGGCCATTGTTCTGGGTGTTGCCCGCATGGTGAAGGAAAAACGAAAGGAAATATGCGGCACTGTAAGATTCATATTCCAGCCAGCGGAAGAAGTTCCTCCCGGCGGCGCGGTCAGAATAATAGAAGAAGGCGGCCTGGGAGGTGTTGATGCTATTATAGGACTGCACATTTTTGGTGATGTGGATGTCGGCCAGATAAACATACGTGCCGGTCCTTTCATGGCAAGTTCCAATCGCTTCATAGTAAAGCTATTCGGGAAAGGTGGTCATCATTCAACTCCTGATATGTGCATTGACCCTATCCAGATAGCGTCGGAATTCGTTTCTTCGCTTACGTCTGCTATACCTGAAAAAGTGTCAGAGTCAGATTATACTCTGGGTTTTGGTACTATCAATAGTGGTAAGCAGTTCAACAGGTCTCCGGATGAACTGGAGCTTGTTGGGAGTTTCAGGACATTTGATGACGACGATACTGAACTGATAGAAAGTACAATGTCCTCTATTCTTGATTCACTGATGAGATCATATTCAAAAGAAAGCATAAAAGGAGTTCCTTCTTATTCTCTTACCATACAGCACGGTTACCCTGTCCTGTTCAATGATCCTGTTTTTACAGAAAGAGCTTCAATACTGCTAAAAAGCAGATATGAAAACGTCAACGACCACACAAAAGCGATCTTTGGTGCAGAGGATTTTGCTTATTACCTTCAGGAAGTTCCGGGGATGTATTCAATAATCGGCACAAGGAATGTTGAAAAAGGAATAGTAGAAGGCAATCATTCATGCAGTTTTGATATTGATGAGGATGTATTGTTAAGTGGTGTGGAATTACTTTACTCGCTAGCAAAGGATTTCCTTGAAAACCCCGGAGAATACCTTGAATGA